The stretch of DNA GGCAAGATCGTCTACTGCGAAGAAGAGATCGATCCCGCGTTCTACGACGCCGTGCTCACGCAAGCGCAGCCCGGCCCGCGTCACCTGAAGATCGTCTACTCGCCGCTGCACGGCGTCGGCGCGACGGCGGTGTGCCCCGTGCTGGAGAAGGACGGCTTCACCGATGTCGAGGTCTTCGGCCCGCATGCCGAGCCGTCGCCCGACTTCCCCAACGTCCCCGGCCACGTCTCGAACCCCGAGCGGCCGGAGGTGTTCGACATGATCATCGAGCGCGCGAAGGAAGTCAGCGCCGACCTCGTGCTCGCCACCGACCCGGACTGCGACCGCATCGGCCTCGCTGCGCCCGTTGAGCCGGGCAGTGACGAGTGGCGTACGCTGAGCGGCAACCAAATCGGCGCGCTGCTTGCCGACTTCTTGCTCGAATCGAAGAAGGGCTCACTCACCGCGCAGCACTTCAATCTCATCACGTTGGTGACGACGCAGCTCACGCGCCGCATCGGCGACTCGTACGGCGTCCGCACGATCACCGACCTCTTGGTGGGCTTCAAGTGGATCGCCGGCGCGATCGACGAGAACGGTCCCGACAAGTTTGTCTTCGGCACCGAAGAGTCGCACGGCTACATGGCGGGGCAGTACGTCCGCGACAAGGACGGCGCGCTCGCCGCGATGCTCGCTTGTGAGCTGGCGGCGAAGCTTAAGGCCGAGGGGAAGACGCTCCACCAGAAGCTCGACGACCTCTTCTGGCAGCACGGCCTCCACGCCGAGCGCACGATCAACATCCAGATGCCCGGCTCCGACGGCATGGAGCGGATGATGGAGGTGATGGGCCTCTTCCGCAGCCAGCCGCCGGCCGAACTCGGCAGCTACGGCGTCGCCCAGCTCCGTGACTACAAGACCGGCGTCAAGCTGCAGATGAACGGCGCCGCCCCGCCGGCGAAGCTCGAAGGCCCGACCGGCGACCTGGTGATGCTCGACCTTACCGAGGACGGCAACTACGTCGCCTGCCGCCCCAGCGGCACCGAGCCGAAGATCAAGTTCTACCTCTTCGCCTACACCCCCGCCGAACAGCTGCACGACCTGGAAGACGCGAAGGTTGAGATCGAACAGGCGCTCGACAAGATCGAAGCGGACCTGCGCAAGTTCGCCGGGGTTTAAGGGAAGAAAAGGATTTCACCACAAAGGACACAAAGGGCACGACGGCCAACTCGGTGGCCCGACGCTGTCCCAATCCTTATACGACTGAAAAAATTGATTTGGGTTCGACTCACGAAAGATCCGTCGTGGTCGTCGTGTCCGTCGTGGTTAAACCTTTCTCTTATTCGCAGTGATCGGTTAGTCGCTCTCGATCAAGCCGTTGCTCGTGCGAAGCCGATGAGAGTGTCGAAGGCGCGACGCTGCGCCGGCTTCTCTTTGGCTTGAGGGCTATCGATGAGCGTGACGGACATCGCCGCTTTCGGCGCCAGCACGTTGGCTTCGGCGGCGGGCGCCGCTAGCAACCAGATCGAACGGCAAGTGCAGAGCGCCTTCAGCGCCGTGCTCGAAGCGGCCGGTCGGCAGGGGTACGCCTCCGCGGCGCCGATCGCCGACGGCGCTCCGGTCGCCGACGCCGCGCAGCAGGCTTGGGACGACTGGTTCGGCACGCGGCCCGAGCGGTACGCCTCGCAGGCTTCGCCGGAGAAACTGCAGCAGGGGTTCGGCGCCATCATCGGCAAGGCGATCAACGAAGAGGGCTACGCCGATCCGAAGGGCTTCTTGGCGAAGCTGAACCGTGAAGAGCTCGCGACGCTGCAATCGGTCCACAGCCTCGCCGATCCGATCCATGTCGAGAGCCTCACCGAAGAGGGCGCGCTGAACCTGCTGTTGCCGCCACCGGCGCAGGTGGACATCGATGCCGACGGCATCACCCACTCCGGCGCCGGGCGGGGGATCCGCTTCCCCAATAGCAACACGCCTCCCGAGGTCGTCGACGCCTGGGATTCGGCGACC from Botrimarina mediterranea encodes:
- a CDS encoding phospho-sugar mutase, with protein sequence MPADITLLSNVQQAVADGKLTESAAKNLTDWLVEPRYADYAPQVAAAVEAGDWKTLDDVFWTIIPFGTGGRRGKMHPFGSNAINDRTIGESAQGLADYVKSQLGEGDLSCAICRDTRHNGERFAKLCAEIMVAAGFKVYFLRGFRSTPELSFAVRYKKASCGIMVTASHNPPSDNAVKVYWSTGGQVLPPHDKGIIERVMSCQDIHRTDFEQAVAAGKIVYCEEEIDPAFYDAVLTQAQPGPRHLKIVYSPLHGVGATAVCPVLEKDGFTDVEVFGPHAEPSPDFPNVPGHVSNPERPEVFDMIIERAKEVSADLVLATDPDCDRIGLAAPVEPGSDEWRTLSGNQIGALLADFLLESKKGSLTAQHFNLITLVTTQLTRRIGDSYGVRTITDLLVGFKWIAGAIDENGPDKFVFGTEESHGYMAGQYVRDKDGALAAMLACELAAKLKAEGKTLHQKLDDLFWQHGLHAERTINIQMPGSDGMERMMEVMGLFRSQPPAELGSYGVAQLRDYKTGVKLQMNGAAPPAKLEGPTGDLVMLDLTEDGNYVACRPSGTEPKIKFYLFAYTPAEQLHDLEDAKVEIEQALDKIEADLRKFAGV